A window of Panthera tigris isolate Pti1 chromosome A3, P.tigris_Pti1_mat1.1, whole genome shotgun sequence genomic DNA:
taggaacttgtccatttcatctaagttatctaatttgttgccatataattttttgtagtattccttataatcatttttattctctaatgtaatttctgtaatatttttgtaatttgatcttctcacttttttattggtaagtctagctaaagttttgccaattttattgatctttcaaCAAAAgaggttttgttgattttctttattgtttttctggactctagtttatttatttgctctaatacttattatttcccttcttgaTTTAGGTTTAGATCATTcctctttttctaccttctttagGTGGAAGgataggttattgatttgagatatttcttctttttaatataggCACTTACAGCTAGTCCCCCTAATGTTGCTACATGTCATAAagtttcccttttcccctcttgcAGCTAAGGCAAAGTCTTGATCATTTGGACATTCCCACCAGGACGTTGAGTCTTGAACAAAtagtgtaaaaacaaaataaaacaaaaacaaacagggaCAGAGTAGAATTCACTTAAGATGGCAGCATGCAATGGTGATGTAGTGGTTCCAGCTGTGGTATACTTAACTAGACTATTCctctgttgtgactttggttgaGATTCCTGGTTCTATTTTCTGAGCTTAATTAGCTGGCCTTCCTATCAAACTGAGGATTACTTGACGACcttccaatatatttatttcctccttAAGTTGGGAgagttggtttctgttgcttgaaACTAAGAATCTTGGCATACCATTTAGGTAAGGGTTGGGGAGAAGGCGAAAACAGaggtctttcatttttctctttgtcaaacTTTCTTTGTAAATCTCTGTGTTGCTAGTATTGTTGTATTACTTCTGTcatttaaggggagcctgggtggctcagtcggttaagcatctgactcttggtttcctctcgggtcatggtcttatggttgtgagatccagccacATGTTGCACTCTatactgacaatgtggagcttgcttgggattctctctcaacctttctttctgcccctcccctgcttgttctctctctctctctctctctctctctctctcaaaatacataaataaacattttttaaaatatatgcttttaggggtgcctgggtggctcagttggttgagcatccaacttcagcttgggtcttgatctcatggttcttgagttcgagccccacatggggctctctgctttcagtacatagcccactttggatcctctgtctctgtctctctgtctctctctctgccgcccacccccgctctctctctctctctctcaaaaataaataaaaacatttaaaatatatatatgtttttaaaattgataatCTAAAGCACAGTTGGATGAAGAGAAGTGGTGGGATATACAATTTGAAAATTAGGATAAGACCAGATTATACAAGGCCTTGAATGCCATTTTGAGGATTCTGAAGTTAGCTCAGTAAGTATTGGGAATTTACAAAGTGGAACAATGATGACATGATCAGAtctatgtttgcttttttaaattattattattttttatttccatgtagaTGAATTAGAACTCAGAGAAATTAGAAACCAGGAGAATAGTTAGGAGGAGGCTACTGCTATGGTCCAGATATAAGATTGAGAAAATTTCTCaatctggagagagaaaaaaaaagaaagaagaagaaaagaaaggaaggttgTCAGTCACAGTTTGGATTTACTGGAAGCAGATGCTGAGATAGTTTGAGGTGGAAGATATTAActagggaaaggaagggggattGCATAGAAGGAGAAGTCAAACTTCAGTGTAGATCTGACAGATACCCAGCCAACCTGGCAAGGAGCTCTGGAGTGAATACTGTTTATCAGAATTGCCCTGCAGTAGGTGGGACTGGCTGAGCCTTTATACCCCTGCTTTGCTCAGTCACCAGATGAGGACAGCTCCAAGAGGAACATGACCTCATGCAGGACTGTTCTCTACAGGTAAGGCAGACACTGAAGGAACTGAAGCAGCTCGTGGCTATCTGCTGCCTAAGCGCCCTGTAGCTAAACACCCAGTAGAACTGGGCGGCACACCTCGTACCTACCGCAGAGAAAGAGCTGAATTACCATATCTtacaaaaaaagcaagagagtGGAAAAGAAGGATTTGATTCTACAGATACTATATTTTGTAGGTGGGGGATGAAGAAGGAGTAAATAAGGTCAGCACTTAGGTTTCTACACTGATGTGGTTTGATAGTAATTCTGTTTAACTGATAGCAAAcaacaaaggagagagaacaggttTGGGGAGAAAGATAAGGAATTTGACTTAGAACATGTTGACTCAGAAGTGTCTGCAAAATATTAAGGTGGAGatgattttcaaaaatcaatgCAAATGTGGGGTCTGGAGGTAAGCAGTAAGTGCTATATTTATTgggtgtacatatatatatatttatataatactcaTAATGCCTCTATGAGGtaggtgttatttttattataccctttttgtacattttattatacCTTTctttatgaagaaactgagacttcaAGGAGTTAAATGCCtggcttaaagaaataaaactcaaatctGTTTGATGGCAAAACACCTGCTTCCAAAGACAAGATTATATTGTTTCCCCATGGAAAAGACCACACAGATAGATGACATATGAATACATCCACAAAGGGTACAGTTTAAATGggaccaaaaaaccaaaacatggaaGTCTAAAAAAGCCATGATTTCAAGGTGAGTTGAGTAAGATGACAAAGGCAAAAGGGATTGACTGAGTGGCCAGAACAGTTTCTAAAAATTAGAAGTATGGAATCTCAGGGGTTATGGTAAAAAGAGAATTCTAGTCCACAAAGGAAAATGTTGCAGATATCATGTGGAATGGAGATTTCACAATTAGAGGTCATTGATGGTCTTAGAGCAGTTTATAGGGAAGTCAGACTGCAGTGATTTAGGAGTGGGAAAGGAGGGAGTAGAAGCAAAAGGTATAGTCTAcgggatccctgggtggctcagtcggttaagcgtccgacttcagttcgggtcatgatctcacagtccgtgggttcaagccccacatcgggatctgtgctgacagctcagagcctggagcctgcttcagattctgtgtctccctctctctctgtcccctcccctgctcacactctgtctctctctctcaaaataaaataaagacaaaagatatAGTCTACTTTTCCAGAAGTTttgtagaggaaaaaataatgccATCTACATAAGTAAggaatttattaataatattattaattaactAATAGCTCTTTGCTCCCATATTTTAGTTTATACTCCCaccatttctctgattatttctttctACCTCTACTATATCAGCATCCTTTCCCAAATCTGATGTGCCTGGGAGCATCGAGTGGTGTTTATTCTGGTTGATGGATTTCTTGTATTTGTTAGGTGTTTTGAATGCCTTGGGTGATTCTGTCTTTGGAGGACATGCCATAGACACCCTCTACCCCCACCCAACTCCATCATCTGTTTTCCACAAAGATAGATAAGCATTCACTTCTCAGACCAATTTAGGAAAGCATGCAAGTTCTTAGGTGCTTAGCAAACCAAGAACTCTGTCTACTtagcttcctccttccctttccctcccccaaacTCTTGGTGGGCAGatcagggagaagaaaggagctgCCACTCCAAACCTTCTGGGATATAATGTCCCAGATGGGGAATCTGTGTGGTTTTGCAGTGAGCTGAGATCTTCCCTCATCAGCCCCCATCAGTCCAGCCCTTTTTCAGAGGGGTCTGGAGAGCAATCAACACCGCCGTCCACCTGTGTACAGGAAGATGCCTACAGCCACACCAGCAATGATGAAACTGCCCACCAGGACACCCAGGACCAGCGAGGTGTAGGAGCGGCCTGTTTGGCTCCCTGCAGAACATGCACAGAATTAGCCTGAAGAACATACCTCCAAGAAGTCCATGGTTTAAATCAAACACTAAGGGATTTCTACCCCAAAGGAAGGGGGCTACTTCACCAAGTGACATAAGCTGTGTATAGTCTGTCCCAAccccccagccctgagccttCCGTTGCTCAAGGTATGCATCCTTCAGGTCTCCCCATTTGCCTGGAACCCACCCAACAGCACACAGGCCCATCCCCGATCCCATCATACCTTTCGAGTTGTTCACAGTGATGTGTTCTTTCACATACTGCACACAGGTGTCCTGCAGGAATTCTCGCAGTTCGTACCGAGTACGATTGTAGGCGTTGAGCTGCTGCAGGGTGTAGGTGACCACCCTGGAGGGTGCCTGGGGCCCTGCCACCCATAAAGCTGTCTCTGGCTGGAAATGCACAAAGGAGCTCCCATTCACAGACACTTCGAAGAAGACACGTGCTGTAGAGCCCTCAGGAGGCAGCTCACAGCCCAGGAAGCAGCGAATGATCAGAGGAACTGTGGATGAAGGAGGGTGAGAGGGCTGTATGGAGAGGATGCCAGCTGTGGGAGAATGTCCACCGGGGGAACATGAACTTTCGGGGTTTCGGGTGGATCAAGGACAGGGCATCCCAACAGGGTCAGCCCCGAGGTCATGCCAGCAAAAAGAGGGCCTGACGGAGGGCCCGCAACTAGGACACCCAGTCCTCTTCAGGCTCAAGCTCCCAACCAGCAATCAGCAAAGGCAGGTGCCCTGGTACCACTGGGCTGCTCAGAGCAGCCGGCTCACACAAGACCAAGCCACCCACAAGACCCCTCCAAGAACGCCGTCCCTCCATGCGGCTCCGCCCCGTTCCCCCACAGGCCCACCCCATCAAATCCCGCCCACAGGCCGCGCCTCCCGCCTGGACgtgccaccgccgccgccgcgcgtAGGGGCGCGCGCACCACGCACAGGTCAAGCGCCGCTCGTGGTGTACCAGCAGTACCAAGCTGTTGAACTGGTGCAGATAGGTCTTCAGGCTGTCTTCTGTGTGCATCCAGCTCTCAGGCTCCTGCAAGGGCTGCAACTGGCGGATCGTGACGTTGCTGCCTAGGCCTTCCAGCACGTGCGTCGTTAGCCCCCCCAGCGACGCGTTGCCCCGGTGCCACACTTGATAGGGGTCGCGAAAGTAGGAGATCTGGAGCATGTGGAGGTTCCGAAGGCCTGCCGGGCAGTGTCAGCGCGTCAGGCCTTGGCCGGCGGCGTGGCAGGGCTTGGCGTGTAGCTGGAGGTAATAACCCCCTACCTAAAGGCCGGCCGCCCACCTTCTCGGCCGTTCATAAACTACAAAGTgtcctcccactctccctcccataACCCTGtcaggagggcaggagagggattATTAACttcgttttacagataaggaaactgaggctggaaagAGCAGAAGCCACTTGCCTCAGGGTAATCCAGTCAGTGGAAGAGCCACTCCCATCTTTCTACCTCTCACCCTGTAACTACCCCCACTTCCAGTTGGTCAACAAATCCTGGCTTCCAGTAAAATCCTATTCCATCTCCTGTTCCCTGCCACTGCCCTACTTTAGGCCTCATCGGTTCTCATCTGGACTCGGGTGGTAATGTCATTCCTCTTCCCCGTCCCCTCATTTTTCAGTTTCACTCCTTCTAATCTGACCTCTCTCTGACCCAGAAATAAGATTATTctctcctgcttaaaatcctccagTGACACACTCCCCTATCaaaatcattaataataataataacaacaataataatggctATTATTGTTACTATGACCCAAGCACTGTACCTTACACATATTATTATCTTATTTGCGCCTTCCTCCCATTAGCTAAATGCAGTAGCTACTGTGATTAATCTCAGTCCATAAGAGACACAGCCTAAAATGGTGTAGCAGAACTAAGATTTGAGTGCAGGCGGTGTGATTCCAGCACTTTTAACCATCCAGCCATACTGCCTCCCCATAGGATATCTGTCCACAGAATGAAGTCCAAAGTCTTTAGCTTGGCATTCAAGGCTGCCAGAGACCAGGCCCCAACTGCCTTATTTAACCTCTTCTAGTACTTATATATAGTAAACTACTTGGAGTTTCTCATGCTGCCTTTTGGCTGACATGAATAGCATGTTGGGGTGTCTCTGCCTCTAGGCAAACTTCTTTCATGCTTCAAGACTCAGCTCTGTTGCTCTCTTGGAGAAGTTTTCCTGATGCCTCTCCTCTTTACCCTCCCGGACACAGCAGGTCTGTTTCAATGATCCAGATTCCACGTAACTGTCTCCAAACACACAGACTCTACTGGGCTCCCTTAGGCTATAGAATCATGTCTGGTTATCTCTGTCTCCTACACCTATTAAGGCCCTGGCACAGGGTTGATGCCCAGAGAATGTGTGAGGGGGGAATGAGTCTGGGGTTGTAAATTCCTGTGCATGGATGTGTCTTGTCCACCTTTGCATTTGAAAAGCTGTGCTCTGTGTCTGTAGGTGTGAATAGGTATATCTGTGTGGATAGCCCTAGATAAGGTTCCTAACTGCCCTGTGCCCAGTCTCCTCCCCTGTAAAAGAGAGATAATCATATTGCCTGCCTTGTAGAGATATTACGGGAGTCAGATGTGTCAGTGCACGTATTAACCATAGTGAGTGCTCCTTGAATACTGGTGATTTGCTCCCTCAGAGAGAGACCGAGGCTACAGAGACTgtgggaaaggggagaagaggcACCTGTGTGGTCACCATGCAGGGCAATAACACCCTTCTCTGCTTAAACAGCCACTTCAGGCAGCCTGACCCCCTGAGTTTTCCCAATGACCACAGCTGCTTCTTCCCCCGACTTTCCCCCAAGCTTCCATCCATCTTACACCTTCTCCAGTCTCCTCTTCTGCCTCACTTATCTCAGTCCCAGtctctccagtggcttcccattccTTCCATCTCTCACGTCTTCCTGTCTTCCTTGGTCTTACCCCCAACCACGATCACCCTCAGCTCTCCCCCTCCAGATTCACCCCCTCTCCCGGGGGCTAATTCCCTTACCCTTTCTACCCATCCCTTTCCATTTTTCCAGTTCTGtttcacaccccctcccccctcccatccctcactctccaccccctgcctcctccatctcccccttccctggggaCAGACTGTACTTCCTCACCTTGGCtttgggacacaaatcagtcccCAGCACCCTGCCTACCCTACAGAGAGATCTGGCTCGCTGCAGGCACAGACGCTGTGGGATAAGGTCTCCTCTGGTTTCTCCCATGTACCCAGATAGGCTGAGAGTCTCCAGAACCATCCTGGGGCAAATGTGCCCCTGACTCACCATCTGAGGCTTCATGGCTACAAAAGGCCCAGCCGGGCAGGAGCAGTAGACACAGCAGTGGCAGCAATGTTGTCAACATCCTGGGGCTGAGGTTCTTACCCCACCTGGGCTCCTTCCTGGCTCTGGCAGGCAGAGGGCTCAAGCTGGCTGCAGCCTAGGGGGAAAAGAAGTAAGGACTgtctggaaggagaggagactGCACAGAGGAGGCTGGAAGGTGGCCAGGGGATAGGAGGAGGATGAGAGCCTCAGGCTTATTAAGTGTTATTCCTACCCTGTCTCATTTCCTACTAGGGGGCTGGCCTCcctcttgcccttcccctgccccgccctgcattgggccctctGGCCCAGAcctgccttttcccttttccctgggCCTCTTCCAAACAGGGAGCGGAAACAGGGGGAGTTGGGATCAGAGAGAAGTTCTGCCCTCGCTGAGTCAGGGGGTGGGGCTCTGCTTTCAATTTAGAGCAGACTCTGGGGTGTAGAGATCAGCAGGTTACTGgtggggaaattgaggcccacAGAGGTACAGGGACTTGCCCAACAGAAGTTTGTATATCACGGTAACAGATTGGGGGTTAGAATTTGATTTTCCAATGCACTGGCTAcattttatcagaattttaagTAAATAGTAATTACACAATCAGGAATCTTGCTCTCAGAAACACATGGTTACAAAATGAGTATAAAACAGCTCACTGCAGCTGTTCCTAACCAGAGAGATTTATGAACAATCTAATCTCATTAAAGGATTGGTCatttaaagcaatatttttcaaactgagGTCACAGTTTACTAGTggataatgaaaacaatttagcaGTCATGATTagcagagtttttttttcttgttgtttttgttattacttttatgaaatagaacaaaataaaaattttcagtgcATCCTCCTGGGTCAGGGTAgacattattttatgaaatatttgtttagttGTATATGTGTATCTTTCAGTTTTGTGTAGTATGTTTCTGTGATGGGTTTTGAATAgcagtttaaaatgtatttcttggggcacctgtgtggctcagccaggtaaGTGTCCGATTTTAGCTCACGTCATGAtgtcgcagtctgtgagttcgagccccgacttgggctctgtgctgacagctcggagcctggagcctgcttcagattctgtgtctccagctctctctgcccctcccctgctcatactctctctctctctctctctctctctctctctcaaaaataaattttaaaaacattaacattttttttaataaaaaaaataaataaaatgtatttcttactgtaAGAAGCAAGTAGAAAAATTTGGAAGTCACTCCCCCAAACTATGGTAATCCAAACTGTGGAATACTATgtggtagttaaaaaaaaacctcccctGCCTAATcccctgttttcatattacttAGCACTACCTGAAATTATATTACTTattcatttacatgtttattGTCTGAATGTCCCCCAAGAGGCTGTCCATCTTGTTTGCTACTGTGCCTGGAATGGtgcatataataaataatataataaataataaatgttagctaacaGATAACTGAATAAGATAGTTACGATATGCACAAATCTCCAAGAGTAAGTTGCAGAATATTAGGGACAGTTTAGAACCATTTCTGTGTCAGCCACACAGATGACATCTAAgcagcctatttttttttatgggaatAAATGAATCCAGAAGGATGTATATCAAATATAGCAGTGACTAATCTCCATTGTTTAATTATCAGGGAGGAGCCTAAGGTTAAAAGcatatgtgtgtttttgtgtaggggtgtgtttgtgtgtgtgtgtatgtgtgtgtgtatgcacgtgtgtgtgtgtatatgaatgtatgtgtgtatgcatgtgtatgtggtgtgtgtgtgtttgtgtgtgtgtgtaatggctGGCAATCTTGTGAAAGGccttttaagtctattttgtgaTGGGTTTTATCAATCTGTAATGTTTGGAAATTTTGCACCTAAAATGTGATCATATATCTtctgttgaattaaaaataaaagtttaaagggcacctgggtggctcagttggttgagtgtctgactcttgatttctgctcaggtcatggtctcagggtcgtggaatccagccccacattgggctctgtgttgagcatggagcctgcttgagattctctctctctctttctctctctccctctgcccctctcccttgctcatgctctctctctctctaaaataaaacaaaaaaaaatttttttttaaagtttaagtaaTAGGTTATGGTAGAAGAGGGTGGCAGATCATATGAGTGGATGTACTGACATGAGATATTAATAAGTGAGAAAGGGAAATGTGGAACAATACATACAGTATAATTCCAttgaattttagttaaaatttttacttctatCCAAGTAATacatataattccattttcatatttaaaaaaattatgtgtgtatatgtatatttgtatatacataggAAGAATGCCAGAAGGCGGCTGTCAATAGAGGTTACCTCTGGGAAATGGGATCAGATAAAGGGCTAAAGTGGCAGTGttagcttctttattttatatactattcCTTGGAGGGAAAGTTGATGTCCTAGTGGAATCAGGGCAAACCCCAGACATCTACCAGGCTCGCGTTCTCTGAACTGAATATATGCTCACCTCTCAATTGTTGTAGATTAGCTTAGAAATAACCCAGCAGTTTTCCAGCTCATCAAGATGGTCTAGTCAGAAGGAGAATGGGAGCCTTGTTTTCCTGGACTGGGACTTAGGAAGAGTGGAAGGTCTTAAATCACTGCCAGTTGTACTGTCTTGGCTTTATAAAAACTTATTATGAAGTATTCcacatttgaagaattttttcaTGCCTGAAGAATTTCATTACAAACATACTTGTCCTCACTACccaatgtaagaaataaaatattgccaaTATAATTGAAGACCCTGTTTGTGCCTTTCTCCTCCCTGATTGTgtctttctccccctgccccatcacCAAAGTAACCACTAATCAGAATttgctatttttcatttcctcatttctgaaGATATAACTACATATGCACTTATCCCTAAGGGATATGTATTGGCGGTTTGCATATTTTGAGCTATGTATAGGTAGTATTTttttgagaggcggggaggggcagagggagagggagagagagaatcttaagcgagCTCTACGCCCAGCATGGAATTCCACTCAAggctcaactgtgagatcatgacctgagctgaaatcaagagttggaaactcaacctgctgagccacccaggtgctccaagctTTCTATAAAGAGTATGGAAGTGCATCTATTCCTCTGCAACttacttttttcccctaacaCACTGATAAGATTCATTCACCTTGTTATGTGTAGGTCCATTAATTTCCCCTGCTTTATAATATGCCATcttatgaatataccacaatttatttatccattctcctgttcaagcttttttttttcttttccagttttctgctGTTACAAAGTGCTGGTATGACTTTCTTGTACATGTTTTCTTGTGCAGACGTGGGAGAGTTTTCGTAGGTGCAAACATGGGAATGGAACGGCTGAGTCATAGGTATAGGCATCTTCAATTTTACtaaaaattgccaaactgtttttacaaaatgtttgggccaatttacattcccaacagcgCCTGAGAGTTCCCTcgctccatatccttgccaaccctTGGCACAGTCAGATGGTTGGGTGTAAAATGGCACTTCATTTTGGTTTTACTTTGCTTTATCTGATTCCTAGTACGTTTGTGCAtatttttgctttgccttttttttactCCCTTGAGGGCTTGCAGGGTGCCTTGGGCTGGAGGGTAGTAAAGTATATGATTGAACCAATTTGGAATTGAGAGCTGTCAGTCTTTGATCTCCACAGGTAGGGCCTGCCTCACAGGGGTTAAAGTGGTCCCCACCATCTTCCACAGGGCTAATCACAGAGAGGTCTTTCTCACCAAGCTAAGATCtatcagagaggagagagctgacACAGCAACAGCTGCTTCCCAAGCATCCTCCTCACACACCAGTGGGCTGAAAATTCAATAGCAGAGACAACAATTATTattatagctaacatttatagTGAGCCAGGGGCAGTGTTAAGCTCTTTACATAAATAATCTCACTTTATCCATATGCCAGCCCTTCTAGGGGGGTTTCATTAACATCACCATTTTACTaataaactgaggctctgagaggatAAGTGACTTACCTAAGGGCCCACAGCAAAAACTGTAAGTTGAACCCATGCCTCCCTGACGCCAAAATTTGTGAATTTAATCACCACATAGTATCTCAAAAGCTTTGGGGGATCACTCTCCATCAATACATTTTTGAACACATAGTTCTAACACTCTTGagtatttatgttatatataatacaagACATGCCCCAAATTCATGCTGTGTGCTAGGCCTTTACCATTTTCTCTGGGGAAGACAATGTCCATGTTGCAGATGAGATAACTCAAGCCCAGAAAGGCTAAGTAatgtgcccaagatcacatacCATGGAAGTGCTGAGCAGGGATTTGAACTAAAAAATGAGGGGTATGGGTTTGGGTATTGGGAGCATGAAGAGAGTATTGGGGATAGGGAAGCTGGTGAGTGGGGGCAGCTTGAGGGGCATCCCCTTTTCCCCTTCTAAACTCAGGGTTGGGATGGGGAAGACAAGGCATGTGGTGGCTGGAACCAGAGCTTACACTGCATCTGGCCTaggtgggcaaggggcagaaaaTCACAGAGTGGGCATCGGGCCAGCAGAGACCTAAAGAATGacggtcctgg
This region includes:
- the PROCR gene encoding endothelial protein C receptor, which produces MLTTLLPLLCLLLLPGWAFCSHEASDGLRNLHMLQISYFRDPYQVWHRGNASLGGLTTHVLEGLGSNVTIRQLQPLQEPESWMHTEDSLKTYLHQFNSLVLLVHHERRLTFPLIIRCFLGCELPPEGSTARVFFEVSVNGSSFVHFQPETALWVAGPQAPSRVVTYTLQQLNAYNRTRYELREFLQDTCVQYVKEHITVNNSKGSQTGRSYTSLVLGVLVGSFIIAGVAVGIFLYTGGRRC